In Streptomyces sp. 840.1, one DNA window encodes the following:
- the rpmA gene encoding 50S ribosomal protein L27: MAHKKGASSTRNGRDSNAQRLGVKRFGGQAVNAGEILVRQRGTHFHPGTGVGRGGDDTLFALAAGAVEFGTHRGRKVVNIVPIAG, translated from the coding sequence ATGGCACATAAGAAGGGCGCATCGTCCACCCGTAACGGGCGCGACTCCAATGCCCAGCGGCTCGGCGTGAAGCGCTTCGGCGGTCAGGCCGTCAACGCCGGTGAGATCCTGGTCCGCCAGCGCGGCACCCACTTCCACCCGGGCACGGGCGTCGGCCGTGGCGGCGACGACACGCTGTTCGCCCTCGCCGCCGGTGCGGTCGAGTTCGGCACGCACCGTGGCCGCAAGGTCGTGAACATCGTTCCGATCGCCGGCTGA
- the rplU gene encoding 50S ribosomal protein L21, which yields MYAIVRSGGRQHKVAVGDIVEVDKIPTASVGDTVELSTLLVVDGDAVTSDPWVLDGIKVQAEIVDHHKGAKIDILRYKNKTGYRRRQGHRQQYTAIKVTGIPAAAK from the coding sequence GTGTACGCCATCGTGCGCAGCGGTGGTCGCCAGCACAAGGTTGCTGTCGGCGACATCGTTGAGGTTGACAAGATTCCCACCGCCAGTGTTGGCGACACGGTAGAGCTCTCTACCCTGCTCGTTGTCGACGGCGACGCCGTGACCAGCGACCCGTGGGTGCTTGACGGCATCAAGGTCCAGGCCGAGATCGTGGACCACCACAAGGGCGCGAAGATCGACATCCTTCGCTACAAGAACAAGACCGGCTACCGCCGTCGCCAGGGTCACCGCCAGCAGTACACGGCGATCAAGGTCACCGGTATCCCCGCGGCTGCGAAGTAA
- the obgE gene encoding GTPase ObgE yields MTTFVDRVELHAAAGNGGHGCASVHREKFKPLGGPDGGNGGRGGDVTLIVDQAVTTLLDYHHHPHRKATNGQPGAGDNRTGKEGQDLILPVPDGTVVLDTDGNVLADLVGQGTMFVAGQGGRGGLGNGALASARRKAPGFALLGEPGESRDIVLELKTVADVALVGYPSAGKSSLISVLSAAKPKIADYPFTTLVPNLGVVTAGSTVYTIADVPGLIPGASQGKGLGLEFLRHVERCSVLVHVLDTATLESDRDPLSDLDMIEKELKLYGGLEDRPRIVVLNKIDIPDGLDLAEMIRPDLEARGYRVFEVSAVARTGLKELSFALAGVIAEARAAKPVEEATRIVIRPKAVDDAGFTVVLEDDGIYRVRGEKPERWVRQTDFNNDEAVGYLADRLNRLGVEDALRKAGARAGDGVAIGAEDNAVVFDWEPTVTAGAEMLGRRGEDHRLEEPRPAAQRRRDREDERDDVSKEYQEFDPFA; encoded by the coding sequence ATGACCACCTTCGTGGACCGCGTCGAGCTGCATGCCGCCGCGGGTAACGGGGGCCACGGCTGCGCCTCCGTTCACCGTGAGAAGTTCAAGCCGCTCGGCGGCCCGGACGGCGGCAACGGCGGCCGCGGCGGCGATGTGACCCTGATCGTCGACCAGGCCGTCACCACGCTCCTCGACTATCACCACCACCCCCACCGCAAGGCCACCAACGGCCAGCCCGGTGCTGGTGACAACCGCACCGGCAAGGAGGGCCAGGACCTGATCCTGCCCGTGCCGGACGGCACCGTCGTGCTCGACACCGACGGCAACGTGCTCGCCGACCTGGTCGGCCAGGGCACCATGTTCGTCGCCGGCCAGGGCGGCCGAGGCGGCCTCGGCAACGGCGCGCTGGCCTCCGCCCGCCGCAAGGCCCCCGGCTTCGCGCTGCTCGGTGAGCCCGGTGAGAGCCGGGACATCGTCCTGGAGCTGAAGACCGTCGCCGACGTGGCTCTGGTGGGCTACCCGAGCGCCGGCAAGTCCTCGCTGATCTCGGTCCTGTCGGCCGCCAAGCCGAAGATCGCGGACTACCCGTTCACGACCCTGGTCCCGAACCTCGGCGTGGTCACCGCGGGCTCCACCGTCTACACCATCGCGGACGTCCCGGGCCTGATCCCGGGCGCCAGCCAGGGCAAGGGCCTCGGCCTGGAGTTCCTGCGCCACGTCGAGCGCTGCTCGGTCCTCGTGCACGTACTGGACACCGCGACGCTGGAGTCCGACCGCGACCCGCTCTCCGACCTCGACATGATCGAGAAGGAGCTGAAGCTGTACGGCGGTCTGGAGGACCGGCCCCGGATCGTCGTCCTCAACAAGATCGACATCCCGGACGGCCTGGACCTGGCGGAGATGATCCGTCCGGATCTGGAGGCCCGCGGCTACCGCGTCTTCGAGGTGTCCGCAGTGGCGCGCACCGGGCTCAAGGAGCTGTCCTTCGCGCTGGCCGGTGTCATCGCCGAGGCGCGCGCCGCCAAGCCGGTGGAGGAGGCGACCCGTATCGTCATCCGGCCCAAGGCCGTGGACGACGCCGGGTTCACCGTGGTCCTGGAGGACGACGGCATCTACCGGGTGCGCGGCGAGAAGCCGGAGCGCTGGGTGCGCCAGACCGACTTCAACAACGACGAGGCCGTCGGCTACCTCGCGGACCGGCTGAACCGGCTCGGGGTCGAGGACGCGCTGCGCAAGGCCGGCGCCCGTGCGGGCGACGGAGTGGCGATCGGTGCCGAGGACAACGCCGTCGTCTTCGACTGGGAGCCGACCGTGACGGCCGGCGCCGAGATGCTCGGCCGCCGTGGCGAGGACCACCGCCTGGAGGAGCCGCGTCCGGCCGCCCAGCGCCGCCGCGACCGCGAGGACGAGCGCGACGACGTCAGCAAGGAGTACCAGGAGTTCGACCCGTTCGCGTAG